The genomic DNA TCAGCTCTTCAATCTTATAGCGATACGTTGTACCGGGCTGCAGTCCCGCCACGGCAAACTTGGCGACGTAGTCGTTCGCCTGTTCGCTGCTCGCATCGACCGTCTTGATCACGTCGCCCGTTTCGGAAAGGAGCGTCAGCCGCATCTGCTTTTCCGCTGCCGCGGGGCGATACAAAAGATGAGCCGTCGTCGCTTCCACCGCACCGACGACAGGCCCCACGACATCGTTGGCACTGGCTGGCAGTTGGATTGCGACGATCAGAACGCACCACAGCGCGATCCGCCAACTTCTCGCAAACCCAAAACGCGTAAAGCTGTTGGTTGGCGTAGCAACGGGTGCGGGACGATTGGGAGCAGACATCGGGCGGGCTCTCGTGTGATTGAAGGGGTTGGATGGGACCGGCGTGTGACGATCAGAGCGTGGCAGCGACGGGATCGATGACTTGCGGATACTCCAACGAGCGCTCGTTGATCGTATCGATCAACGCGGGCAGGTCGGCGATCGAATCGATCACCGCATGGCTACCGGCAGCTCGAAACGCCGCGGCGGTTTGGGCCAGCCGGTCCTGGCGTTGCTCTTCGGTCAGTGCTGCAAATTGCTCGACCGATAGACCGGTCAGACTGCTGCTGTCGCAGACTCCGATCGACCAGCAACCGGCGGACAGGCCGGACTGAATGTCGGCGACCGTATCGCCCACTTTGACAACGGCGGATGGCGGATAGACGCCCAAGCGTTCCATCGCGCGATAGATCATCCAAGGAGCGGGGCGGCCCTGGGGAACGTCATCGGCGCAGATGTTGGTGTCGGGGACAAAACCAGCCGCCGCGGCGCGATCGGCGACCGCTTCGGCCGCCGCGCGGAAGTAGCCTGTCGTTCCCGCGATCTGCAGGTTGCGGTCGCGCAATTGTTGCACCGTCTCGGTCAGCTGAGGCACTAATTGGGCGAACTGCTCGATCGCCTTCAATTGCAACGGCACAAACTCGTGATACATCGCATCGATATCGTCGTCGGTCCAATCCCTTTGATAGACATCTCGCCATCGCTGGGCGATCTCCGGCTGACGCAGCATCGCGATCAGATGCTCCCGTTTATTCAGCCCCATCGGAGCGCGCGATTCATCGCCGCTGACTTCGATTCCGCGGGCGGCGAAGACGCTGGTGAAGGCGGCCGCAGGGGCTTGGGAGCCGAAGTCGATGGTGGTGCCGGCCCAGTCGAAGACGACCAGGCGAATCGGATTTGCCGTTTCGTTGTTCATGAGAGTTCCGTTGCGGATGAGGGTTGGAGGTTGCAGAGTTTTTTAGGCTTCGTTTTCCGCGAGGTTGCCTTTGAGCAACTGCAGCAAGGTTTCGGGGCTTGCGCTGCGCGGATTATTGGACAGCCGTTGCGTATTGACGCTGTCGACGATCTGTCGCAGCGCTTGGTCGTCGCAGATGCCAGCTTCGGCAAGGGACGAAGGGCAGCCGAGTTCCGCAAAAAAAGCTTCGATTCGCTGGCAAGCGTCGGCGACATCGGCAGCTTCCAGCAGTTCGACGATGATCGCGATTCGTCGTCGGACCGCTTCGGCACCACGCGGGTCGGTGCAATCGGAATCGGAGACCTGAGCGTTATAGGCCAGCATTGGGCTGAGCGTCATCGCGACGGCGATCCCATGCGGAATTTCGTGCAGCGAGGTCAACGGATACGAAAGGGCGTGCGAAGCAGTCGTCTTGCTGATGTTGATCGCGCGTCCCGCCAGATGCGCGGCGCGACACATCCCCAATCGATCTGCCGGCGTCGGATCGTGTGTCGCGGCGACAAGGTGTTGCAACGCGAAGCGCCCAGCGGCAACGGCGTAACCAATCGATTCGTCGGTCGACCCCACCGCCCAGATCGATTCGATCGCTTGGCAAAACGCATCCAGCCCCGTCGCTGCGGTAATTGTCGCCGGCAGGCTGTAGGTCAGCTGAGCATCGACGATCGTGTAGCGCGGCAGCAGCGAATCATCCGCGATCGAATATTTATCGTGCCCGACGTAGGCGACCGCAAAATGAGTCGCTTCGCTGCCGGTCCCCGAGGTGGTCGGAATGGCCAGCAGCGGCGTCCCGGCACGTCCGATCGACGCCTGCCCGGTCACGATCTCGCGAGGTGACGCGTCTTGATGGGAAAGCGAACTGATCAATTTCCCCAGATCGATCGCCGTTCCCCCTCCCAACGCGATCACCAAATCGGGAGCGAACGCTCGCGCCTGATCGACGCCGCGTTGGACGTCGGCAAGTTTTGGATTCAACTCAAAATCGCAAAACCAAGAAACGTCGAGCGTCTCCAGAATCGGCTGCAACACCGCCGCGGCGCCACTCGCATCATAGGCCGCCCGATCGACAACCATCATGATCCGTTGGGCAGCCAGGCGGTGGACGATCTGAGCCACTTGGGCGAGATCCCCCGGATTCAAAAAAACAGAATCGTTCTGAATAGTCATCGGTGTTCCAACGGGTAGCTTGCGGGCCGTGAATCTTTCACGGGTGGGTTGTCGCGGGAAAGCGTTCGTTCGCTCGACTGCGCCGGTGGCAACGCGTTGCTGAACCATCACTCGGCTCGACGCAATCAAGGGCTTCGTTGTGATGCACCAAGCGGCAATCAAACGCTTTCCGTTTTGCCACGATGCACAAAACGTGACTCTCAGTCAACTACGTGAGAGCCCGGTCGTTCACATCTTCCGCCATCCGTTGCCCCCTCAACGGACGCGACATCGCCCCGGAGGCGAGTTTCCTCCTCCGCGATTCAAGGGGACGGGGCTCCGCCCTCGTGGCAAGGCAGGGATGCAACTTGCCTGATCCAACCGTCCAATTTCCTGGCTCAATGCGATCGGGCGCGGCGTGAACAAACCGGACACAAACGTCGCACTGGGGCGTGTCGTTAGGTTGTAACGTGCTCTTCCGCAGCCCGCTCTTCTGGTTGATGAAGATTGCAAGAATTCTGGGATGAGGCGGTGTGAGGCGACTCGGCTGTTGAACGATCGATGGCGACTCGGCGTTTGGAAATCACACCCGGGAACGTGGAGCTTCAGAGAACCAATTCGTTGTGTTTTGAAAGGGATTCCCCCAGCCCACGCAATATCCGCTTGCGCGAATGAAAGTTTGGGTGCGGTGTCGGGAACGATCGGTGACGGAGAGTCGAGTTGCTGCGCGGTGGTTGCCGACCGTAGTCATTGCGGTGGGATTCGCGTATCATCCCGCCATGAATCTTGTCGAACTCGCCCAACGAATCCGCGCCTTCCGTCTCGACCGTCGGCTGACGCTCGACGAAGTCGCGTCGCGCGCCGGCTTGACGCCTGGCTGGCTTTCCAAAGTCGAGAATTTTCGGATCACACCGTCGCTGCCAGCTTTGGCGAAGATCGCCGAAGCGCTAGGGGTATCGACGGCGGACCTGGTCGCCGGTCTGGACAACAAACCGGCGTTGGTAGTCGTCCGCGCCAACGAACGCAAGGTGGTCGAACGCGACCGCAGTCGCGAGAACACCACGGTCTACGAAGCCTTGGCTCACAAGCGGCCCAACCGGGCGATGGATCCTTTTCTGCTGACGATCCCGCCAGGCGTGGCTCGCGAACAACCATTGGCCCATGAAGGGGAAGAGTTCCTGATGGTTCAGCAGGGGACGATCGAGTTCGAATTCGACGACCAGAGCGAATTGCTTCGCCAGGGGGATGCGATCTACTTCGACAGCAGCGTTCCGCATCGGATCATCAATTCCTACAAGCGGCCCGCTGTCGTGTTGTGCGTCTTCCACGGCCCATCGGGCACCGCGGCGACCTAATGGCTCGCAGCGAGTGGTGCGTTCAAAACAGAAGCTTCCGGTACAGTGGTGCCTCTGCCGACGCAAGCCGTCCGCAGCGGCAGGCAAAATGGAGCGACCCTATCCTGAAATGTTGGGGTTATAATCCAATTCGCAAATCAACCTATCGATTCTTCCCTTTCAGGATACGTTCATGCGTTTGATGCTCCTCGCCACGGCCATCAGCTTCTCTTTTGCCATCTCCACCTCCCAGGCAGACAACTGGGGACATTGGCGCGGCCCTGGCGGCAACGGTGCAGCGGCCAACGCATCGCCGCCGACGCAGTGGAGCGACACGGAGAACGTGAAATGGAAAGTTGCGATCCCGGGCAAAGGCTCCGGATCGCCTGTCGTTTGGGAGAACCAAGTCTTTGTCGTCACGGCCGCCCCCGCAGCGAACGCTCCTGCCGAGACGCTCGACTTTCTGTTGATGTGTTTTGATCGGGCCACTGGCAAACTTTTGTGGCAACAGACAGCGGCCACCGCCCGTCCGCACCAAGGAACGCACGCGACCAACGGCTTCGCATCGGCATCCCCCTGCACCGACGGGCAACATGTCTACGCCCACTTCGGATCGCGCGGACTTTATTGCTACACCCTGGACGGCCAACTGGTCTGGAAACGGGACGACTTTGGCAAGATGAACACCCGCAACGGCTTTGGCGAAGGGAGCTCTCCGGTACTGGCGGGGAACAAAATCATCGTCCCCTGGGATCACGAAGGCCCTTCGGCGCTGATGGCGTTGGACAAGTTGACCGGGAAGACGATCTGGAAAGTTGCACGCGAGGAACCTACCGGCTGGGCGACTCCGTTGGTCGTTCAACACGACGGTCAGATGCAAGTGGTCATGAACGGCGACGGATATGCCCGCAGCTACGATCTGGAGACGGGGGAGGAGTTGTGGCGATGCGGCGGTCAAACGATGCGTCCCGGCGCGTCGGCGGTCGCGGGGGACGGGATGGTCTACGTCGCAAGCGGCTTTCGCGGTGCGTATCTCGGCGCCTTCACCCCCGACGGTAAAGGGGATATCGAAGGGACAGGAAAGGTTGTCTGGTCGCTCGGCCGCGACACGCCCGATATCGCCTCACCGCTGCTCACTTCGGGGCGGCTGTACTTCTACAAAGGGAGGTCGGGGTTGTTGACCTGCCTGGATGCCAAGACCGGGCAGCCGCACTTCGCCGCTTCGCGTGTCAACGGTATCAACAGCACCTACGCCTCCCCCGTCGCCGCCGGCGGGTACATCTTCCTGAGCGGTCGCAGCGGCAGGATTGTGGTGATCAAGGATTCGCCGGAACTGGAGATCGTGGCGACCAACGCGATGAACGAAACCGTCGACGCGACTCCCGCGCCGGTCGACAACGAACTGTTCATCCGAGGCGAGCGACATCTGTTCTGCATCGCCGATTGATCGACAGACCGCGACAGCACTTGCCCCGCGCGAGCGGAGTCTCCGCCGCATGGGGCGTCTCAATTCGGTGGCTCTTCGCCGGATGGGGCGACTGCAAACAGAAATTGTTCGCAATCGGATCGATCCCCAACGATTTGGCATTGCTGACCGGCGGGGGCTGTCGATACAACAACAAAAATCAAACATCAAAACACTCTATTTTCACAAAGAGGTTCTCGGAGTCCCCCGCCGGGCCGTGAACCTTTCGCCGCTCACACGCTTCCACAGTAATTGTTCGCGCATCCAATCCTGCCATCGGTCGTTTGACCTGGCCGCGTTGCGATCCGCTCCGATTGTTGAACTTTCGCGTTTGAATGCTCTCTAACACACGTCGATCGACGTGATGCCGTCGCCAGTCCGCCGAAGGATCTGTCGCGGTTGTTTTCTGCTTGCTGTCTGCTCTTGCGTTTCGCCTGTTGTTGCGTTTCCGTTTGCAAATCCTCCTGCACATTCCTGTGGGGAACTTGCGCCACCCTTTTGACTATCCGAGATTGGAGAAGAAGTGATCGAAAGTTTCAGCGTGCCGCTAGCCAGTGCCGCACTGATCTTTGTTTTGCGCCTGGTCGATGTTTCCCTGGGAGCCTTGCGGATCTCGATGTTGTTTCGAGGTCGCCGCGCGCTGGCCGGGATGTTTGGCTTTTTTGAAGCACTCACCTGGCTGATCGCCGCTTCGTTGGTGTTGGGGAATCTCGACAGCCCGATCAAGTTCATCGCCTTTGCCAGCGGATACGCCGCCGGGACGATGCTGGGGAGCACCGTGGAGAGCTGGTTGGCGATCGGCGATGCGTTGGTCCGAATCGTGACTCCGTCCGGGACTCCCGAACTGTCGCAACTGATGCGCGACGCGGGCTATTACGTGACGACCGTCGACGCTCGCGGACGCGATGGCGACGTGCAAGTCAATCTGAGTGTCATCCCGCGGAAAATGGTCCCCGCCCTGATGTCGATGATCCATGGGATCAATCCGCAAGCGTTTATCACCTACGAAGAAACGACGCCGCTGCGGTTGGCGACCACCGCGGCGCTGAGCGTTCGGAAATAGGAAACGTTGGGAATCGCCGGCGGCTTACGATCGGTGGTCGAAGCGGACGGCGCGGGTATCCTGTTCGTCGCCGCGGCGGCGAGCTAGCGACCTATAGAGATCGGGCCGGCGGGCGCGCATCCAACGCACGCCGGTGCAGCGATCGCGAAGCGTGGGATCGAGGTCGGCGACAACCATGTCGTCGCCAGCCTTGCACGTTTCGACGATCACGCGGCCGTAGGGATCCAGGATCATCGCGTTCCCGGTGCGGACCTCGTCGTCGTCCGGGCCGATGCCGTTGCTGAAGACATAGAAAACGCCGTTGTCGTGGGCTCGCGAGGGGAGCCATCGCATCAGCCACCCGCGTCCCTTGTCGCCTGTGATTTCGGCTCCGATCGCCTCGGGATCGGTCTCTCGCGCATCCCAGACTTGGCGATCGATCACGCTCATCGCCTGCGGGCTTCCCGAATTGCAACCTCCGGTTTGGTGAGGTGCCAAGATCACCTCAGCCCCCGCCAGCGCGCAAGCTCTCGCGTTTTCAAGGATGTTGTTGTCGTAACAGATCAGCACCGCAACGCGCCAACCATTTGGGAGATCGAACAGCGTGTAGGTGTCTCCCGACTCCATGAACTCGCTGATAAAGCAATGCAGTTTACGGTGGCAATGCACTTCGCCGGCGGGCGTCGCGACGACGTACGAATTGTAAAGCACCCCCGCGGCGTCGACCTCGATCAGTCCCGCTCCGATCGTGATCTGATGTTCGGCAGCCCAAGCGAGCAGCGTTTGCGTGGTTGGCCCGTCGGGAACCGGTTCGGCCAATTTGGCCAGCTGTTGCGACGACAGTTTGCGCAGATGCCAATACCCGGTCACGCAGCACTCGGGAAAACAAACCAGTTCGGCACCTTGCCCCGCCGCCGCTTCAACAAACGGACGCATGATCGCGAGGTTCCCCGCCTTGTCGCCTGGCAGATGGTTGAATTGAACCGAAGCAACGCGAAAGTTTTTCATCAGCTCCTTGGCCTCTTAGGTAAAACGGTAGGATCGCCGCCTGCAAGAATCATCGAACCGGCCAGAGCGTGCACTCCGACGCACCCTCCGATTCAGTGAAGCAAATTAACATAGGCCGCCTGAATTGTCGCACCATCATAAAGAGCTGGAGGGTCCGTAACAACAAACGCCCGGCAGTTGCTTACGCCAGGAAATTGATTTGTGATCTGCGAGCAACGACACGTGCGGCTCACGAGATCTATTTACTCGCTTAACCGCAATACCGTTCAACGAAGCGTGGTGGACGAGGTTACGAGTCCATTTGCATCAGACCAAATCGCTGGGACTCGTAACCTCGTCCACGACGTCCCGCCGCTAAAGCTTTCGACGGACCGAGGCTCCTTCGTTGAACGGTATTGCGATTAACCGAGGGCAGGACTGAATGGCGCGAGCATGAGCGTTGGAGTCGAGGCTTCAGCCGATTTATGCGCAGCTGAATTCGCCTAAAGGCTCTGCGCCAACCGCCGCGCGGCCAGACAACATGGAAGTGATCGTCGTCTTGGACCGGAAAGCTCCTGAATCGCCAGTGGTAGACATTTCGTTCACCGGAGGTGTGATCGTGAGCGTGGTAGCGCATCGTATGCGTGGCAGGCACCCACCGCAGAAATTTGCTCATGCGTCCAGCCTCCGTAGGCCGCAACACCAACTGCCAGTGATTGGGCGACAACTGATAAGCGAGCAGCTGAACGGAATACCGCACCAATCCCTCGGCCAACATTCGCTCAAAGGCTTCGTCGTCGGCTTCCTTGTGAAAGAGATCGGCCCGCGCAATACCACGGTTTAATGCGTGGTAGATCGCGTTCGCCTCGTCAGCTCGTTTGGGGGCATGTGATCTTTTAGGAATACCAGGGCAAATTAAGCCGGAAAGAGTTTCACCCCTTTTTTCGCACCAGGCCCCTCGTCTGCTACTCTGTGCCTTCGTGTCTCCGTGAGAGTTCTCCGGCCCCCAGCACAAGGGCTCTCACTGAAACACTATGGCACAGAGTCGCAGACGAATTCGATCGATGAATTCGCCTGCTGAGTCTGCTCGCGTGCGGATTTAACTATCGCTGGTAGCCAACAGCGAACACGGTACCAAATAAGCCGAATGTCTCGCCATTATCGTTGGTATAGCCGTTCCAGTTCTGGGCTTCCACACCGGCGCGACCGAATACCATGCCGCCACACCTCAAGGCGAGTTGACCTTGAATACCGACTTGTAATTCGGTGGCGCTAACTGCCAGGTCATCGTCGTTACCGCTGTCACCAAACAACACGCTGTGGCGAGCGATACTGTAAAGAGCAATCGAATCGCTCCACATGTATTGAAGTTCGGCCCCGACGATTAATCCATAACCGTCCTCCAGCGTATCGCCTTCTGTCTCGGTCATCTCAGCCCAGCGGGCACCACCAGAGAACGTTCCCAACCAACGGCTACCCATTTCGATCGTACTAAACAACTCACCGTCGACGGTTTGCACCGTGAAGTCTGAGTCCTGGGTGTTAACGTCGTAGTCCAACCAGCGGCCGCGGAATCCAAATCCGGTAGGACTAACGTAGCCGATTGTCAGGCGGAGCGCCTCCTTAAAATCGTGCGTGTCGGAATCCGAGTCACCATCGGGATCCGTATTGTAAGGACGAAGCAACAACAGTTCGGGCATGATGAAGGCACCACCCGAATTAAAGCCGCTGCTATTTCCATTGAAGTAACGACTGTTCTGTCCATCCGCGGCATCCACGTTGCCAAGTCCCCCGATTACCGAGCAAATCGCAAACGTGGAAAACAAAAATAACAATCTCATCGCCTTAGTCCCTTAAAGAATGATTTACGTACACGACCGTACAGGTACTTCGGCGAGGTTGAGCGTACGAAGTCGCCGCCCAAATCCTGCCACCTAACACGGGAGCCAATGTCTTCATTGGCGGCGTACATCGCTACCAAGCTGCATCGTCTCGGCACTCGATCTACCAATGCTATTTGCAGATCGGGGGGGGAAGCAGAACGTAGTTGTAAGACGTCGCAAGACCCGTGTGACTACAACCATGCAAGCTAGTAGAGACTCTCTGTTCATCTATGTTGATGTCGGATTTGGGGTAGCCCACAGTCAACGACCTACAGACGCCCTCGGTCAGCTGCAGGCCGGCGCATATGCCTGCCCAAATATCTCACATAAACGTTACGACCCGAAACGATCGCACTATCGTTGCGCAGCCGAACTTGCGGTGACGATCATCCCTCCAACTCCGGAAAGTTCTACGACGCGACGATTTTCGTACGCCCACGTGCAGTTTTCCATCTAACACAGGCGATGTCACGATGATTGTTTCCCAGCGACTACTATGGATCGCATTGGTGTGCCTGACATGTAACGCAGCAGGATGCCGGTTACCCGCTGCGAAGACGGTGGCATCACCCGAGTCGGAAGTCGCGCCGACCGCCACGACTCGGATAACTTACAGCACGGCGTCGGATCGTCTGAATCTCGCAGGCGGCGCGGCAACAACGCTACTGGCAGCTCACGGCCACGCGTCACAGATGGTGCTGCCAAATATGACACGCAGCACAATGCAAATTCAGTACCCCCATCCGTCAGGGACTGCCGAGTCGGCTCAAGTTACATTAATTACACATCTCGACGATGATGAAACCGCCAGCGTGCCAACGATGCTCGCAAGTTTTGCGTCGCAACACCCCGATTCACCTCGATCCGATCGTCGAGTCGTGGATGTCGTAACGCTTGACATTCCTGCTTGGCAAGCCGTGGCACTGCGGAACCAATTACAGCAACAGAAGTTCTTTCGTCGTTCGCGAGTACTCAACGCCGAAGTCGAACTGGCCGTGGATGAACCCAGCGGTCGCTTCGGCAAGTCGTTTCACTCAGTCCCAGAATTTGATGCTTTGTTGCTGCGAGCCGCTATGGAAGGACGGCAGTTGCGTCCCAATCCCAATCCCCAAATCTAAGCCGTTACCAAAGCCCGTGAATCGAATAAGTTGGGGCAGGAGGGGACATCCACAAAATGATCGCCTTCCCAACGAGCAAAAAGAGGTGGGCAGGACTCTTCTTATTGCGCAAGCTGCGATGTCCCAGGTAATGACGAGCTTGCCAAGTTTCTGGATCGTTTGGGGCACATTGAATCTGATCGCGTTAACTCTTTTGATCCTGACGCTCTTGGCGATCCTCGCCTTTGCTCTCATCGGTGGCGCAGCATTCGACTCGTTTCGCTCCTCTTTTCCGATGGGCTGATCCGCTGGTGTTGTGGCTAGCCGCCCAACTCGTGCTGCAGGTTCGATTCACCGTCAACAACGGCGGTCTATCGCCCGACCGAATTGACAAGCACCCGGCGTGTTTTGGTTCGAGGACCACGCGGGAATTGATTTGTGATTTGCGACCAACGACACTATTGGGTCGCAAGGTCTGTTTGTCTGAGGCTCGGGGATGTG from Rosistilla carotiformis includes the following:
- the phnX gene encoding phosphonoacetaldehyde hydrolase, which produces MNNETANPIRLVVFDWAGTTIDFGSQAPAAAFTSVFAARGIEVSGDESRAPMGLNKREHLIAMLRQPEIAQRWRDVYQRDWTDDDIDAMYHEFVPLQLKAIEQFAQLVPQLTETVQQLRDRNLQIAGTTGYFRAAAEAVADRAAAAGFVPDTNICADDVPQGRPAPWMIYRAMERLGVYPPSAVVKVGDTVADIQSGLSAGCWSIGVCDSSSLTGLSVEQFAALTEEQRQDRLAQTAAAFRAAGSHAVIDSIADLPALIDTINERSLEYPQVIDPVAATL
- a CDS encoding phosphonoacetaldehyde reductase, with product MTIQNDSVFLNPGDLAQVAQIVHRLAAQRIMMVVDRAAYDASGAAAVLQPILETLDVSWFCDFELNPKLADVQRGVDQARAFAPDLVIALGGGTAIDLGKLISSLSHQDASPREIVTGQASIGRAGTPLLAIPTTSGTGSEATHFAVAYVGHDKYSIADDSLLPRYTIVDAQLTYSLPATITAATGLDAFCQAIESIWAVGSTDESIGYAVAAGRFALQHLVAATHDPTPADRLGMCRAAHLAGRAINISKTTASHALSYPLTSLHEIPHGIAVAMTLSPMLAYNAQVSDSDCTDPRGAEAVRRRIAIIVELLEAADVADACQRIEAFFAELGCPSSLAEAGICDDQALRQIVDSVNTQRLSNNPRSASPETLLQLLKGNLAENEA
- a CDS encoding helix-turn-helix domain-containing protein; amino-acid sequence: MNLVELAQRIRAFRLDRRLTLDEVASRAGLTPGWLSKVENFRITPSLPALAKIAEALGVSTADLVAGLDNKPALVVVRANERKVVERDRSRENTTVYEALAHKRPNRAMDPFLLTIPPGVAREQPLAHEGEEFLMVQQGTIEFEFDDQSELLRQGDAIYFDSSVPHRIINSYKRPAVVLCVFHGPSGTAAT
- a CDS encoding outer membrane protein assembly factor BamB family protein, producing MRLMLLATAISFSFAISTSQADNWGHWRGPGGNGAAANASPPTQWSDTENVKWKVAIPGKGSGSPVVWENQVFVVTAAPAANAPAETLDFLLMCFDRATGKLLWQQTAATARPHQGTHATNGFASASPCTDGQHVYAHFGSRGLYCYTLDGQLVWKRDDFGKMNTRNGFGEGSSPVLAGNKIIVPWDHEGPSALMALDKLTGKTIWKVAREEPTGWATPLVVQHDGQMQVVMNGDGYARSYDLETGEELWRCGGQTMRPGASAVAGDGMVYVASGFRGAYLGAFTPDGKGDIEGTGKVVWSLGRDTPDIASPLLTSGRLYFYKGRSGLLTCLDAKTGQPHFAASRVNGINSTYASPVAAGGYIFLSGRSGRIVVIKDSPELEIVATNAMNETVDATPAPVDNELFIRGERHLFCIAD
- a CDS encoding DUF2179 domain-containing protein produces the protein MIESFSVPLASAALIFVLRLVDVSLGALRISMLFRGRRALAGMFGFFEALTWLIAASLVLGNLDSPIKFIAFASGYAAGTMLGSTVESWLAIGDALVRIVTPSGTPELSQLMRDAGYYVTTVDARGRDGDVQVNLSVIPRKMVPALMSMIHGINPQAFITYEETTPLRLATTAALSVRK
- a CDS encoding nitrilase family protein; this translates as MKNFRVASVQFNHLPGDKAGNLAIMRPFVEAAAGQGAELVCFPECCVTGYWHLRKLSSQQLAKLAEPVPDGPTTQTLLAWAAEHQITIGAGLIEVDAAGVLYNSYVVATPAGEVHCHRKLHCFISEFMESGDTYTLFDLPNGWRVAVLICYDNNILENARACALAGAEVILAPHQTGGCNSGSPQAMSVIDRQVWDARETDPEAIGAEITGDKGRGWLMRWLPSRAHDNGVFYVFSNGIGPDDDEVRTGNAMILDPYGRVIVETCKAGDDMVVADLDPTLRDRCTGVRWMRARRPDLYRSLARRRGDEQDTRAVRFDHRS
- a CDS encoding transposase, with the translated sequence MCWGPENSHGDTKAQSSRRGAWCEKRGETLSGLICPGIPKRSHAPKRADEANAIYHALNRGIARADLFHKEADDEAFERMLAEGLVRYSVQLLAYQLSPNHWQLVLRPTEAGRMSKFLRWVPATHTMRYHAHDHTSGERNVYHWRFRSFPVQDDDHFHVVWPRGGWRRAFRRIQLRINRLKPRLQRSCSRHSVLPSVNRNTVQRRSLGPSKALAAGRRGRGYESQRFGLMQMDS